atcCTGGCAGCTTGAACTGCGAGAAGCGAATCTTTGAGGTGGTCAATTCTTCTGATCATCCATTCCTTGTGAACATGTTTGCATGTTTCCAGACCCCTCATCATGCCTGTTTTGTGATGGAATACACTCCAGGGGGGGATCTGATGATGCGCATACATGAGGATGTCTTTCCGGAGCATACGGCACAGTGAGTGAGAATTAGTCTTGTATCCAGGCGCTATAAATTTTTAACTTGAATCTCATATATTGCCTGGTAactatttctgtcttttaggTTTTATGCAGCCTGTGTAGTCTTGGGGCTCCAGTTCTTGCACGAGAAGAAAATTGTTTATAGGTAATGCAGCAGAGACTCAAGACAGTTCAGCAACTTGAAGGTTGATTTTTCCTGTAGCTGAGCCTGGAGCTCACTCTCTTGCTGGGGTTTCTAatctttctgcctctctttattttccttgccaCTATCAGCATGTTCATCGTGCTCACAGTAGAGAAAGTCACCTAGAAGCTATTCATCTGGCAGGTTGCAGGTGATTAATCCTCTGTGACATATCAATACATTCTGGGGGGCACCTGTAAgtcactgctttctttttcactggGATAGGTAATTTGTCATGCTGTTCTAGGAGCTCTTTTCCAGATGAATaagccccatccagctccaAGCTGCTTTGTGAGCCTTTCATTTAGGGGAAAATATCAATCGGTTAAGGGGAATCTTCCAAATAATGCATGATTAAACCAAATATAGACTTTACTCGATCTagattttattctctttattaaCATCTACCTTCTGcgtcttgcaaaaaaaaaataaaaattgggtGACAACCCTCAGTCTTCAtccactgttttctttcatcttgTTTGCCTGCAGGGACCTGAAATTGGATAATCTCCTTTTAGATGCTGAAGGATTTGTGAAGATCGCAGATTTTGGATTGTGTAAGGAAGGTGAGTAACTGGAGAAGCTGAAATTGAGCCATCAGGATCAGTTTAGGATCTGGGCTTTAGTACGTGTTCGTGTGTAACATGTATTaatccccattaaaaaaattaaaatcaaaaaagACAAACAACATAAAACCCCTCACCTATCTGTCCATGATGAATTTGGGAAGAATATTATGTTGTATAATCTTCAAGAGGcttttgaaagcatttaaaatgtgCTTGTTTGCTCAAAGGAGCCAGAATATAGGATAATGTAAAACATGTAGATGAGTAAATGAGCAGTGAAACATGCAGGAAGTTCCCTTGAGTTTGCTGTTTATTTAAGCATTGTCTGTATATTTGTTATTTGGAGTCTTTGGGGGCCAAAGGTTTTACATGTCTCATTGGTAATTCCCCTTGCCCAGGTAACAAACTACAGCTCTCAGGAGGTGAGGCTGCATCAGATCCATTCAGTAACTTGTGCTGGATTTTACCAAAGTGTTCTTTTGCTACAGGAATAGGTTTTGGAGACCGGACAAACACCTTCTGTGGCACCCCTGAGTTTTTGGCCCCGGAAGTGCTGACGGACATTTCGTACACACGGGCAGTGGACTGGTGGGGCCTGGGTGTGCTCATTTATGAGATGCTCGTTGGTGAGGTAAGGCCAGCTTCTCTCAGGGACTCTCACTAACCAGGCTTAGGGACCTGACCACCCgaaataaaattttgctaaATGTAGCCAACTATTTATTAGCACTTCAGTTACATTTTTCCCATTCATAGTGCTTGCCAAACAGTAATTAATCCATACAACTTCCTGTTATTCTCATGCTTATTTAATAATGAGGAATGGGTGCTATATGGATTGAATAATAGAATGTCTCAATTGCAGTCACCATTCCCTGGAGATGATGAGGAGGAAGTCTTTGACAGCATTGTCAATGATGAAGTCCGGTATCCACGATTCCTTTCAACGGAAGCACTTTCCATAATCCGTAAGGTAAAGGGCTGATGGGTCTCTGGGAGCCTGAGGAATTTGCAATTACTGTGTAAGTAGATCCAGAGGAACTTGATTAGGATTCTGTAGCATTTGTGTGTGTAATCTGGAGCTGCCTACATAGGctaaggaaatatttaaaatttgcacgtattttctctttcttctctttacaTAAATGCAATTCTTCTGTCTAAGGATGACTAAGCAGGCTGCTTACTGTTCCTGCTAAGTCTGGCACTGAGAAGTGTTGATTCAAGGGCAGGAATGTCAGAGCCATTCAGTGGAAATGGCTGGATTCAGTTTTTGAATGTGACCCCATAGTCACAGGTGCACAGTTAAGCTGAGATGCTCCATGCAGTTTATGGCAggtattttattgctgttggCAAATTGTTTACAAGCAACTAGGTCTGAGTTATTTCTGGCAGATGATGACCTTGGTGCAAAGTGAGAATGAGGAAACACCGAGGGATCAATCCAcctcctttcttttgtttttctctccagaaTGTTATTTCTATCCATGCTTGTTCCCATTGTTTAATTTTGAACTgatatttctgcagctgcttcgGAAATGTCCGGAGCGTAGactgggagcaggggaaaaagATGCAGAAGAGATTAAAATTCAGCCCTTTTTTAAGGTAGGAACTTGGTTTTTACATCTGCCTTATTTCTTGTGTTTGAGCAGAGAGTGATTTGCTATCTGTTGCTATTGAagcttattttcctttgttatcAGGGAGATCTTAGTGATAGTGTCTGTTGCACCTCATTACTCCATTCAGGAATACGTGTTTTGAGTCTTGCTTGAAATGACATCCTCCAAGTCTGTTTTCTGGGATCTTTATGCTTCCAGAGACAGTTTATTTCTGATTGTGCTGCTTCTATGTATAAATATACCTAACTTTAGAGACATGAATAAATActccttttaaaatcaaactgcAGCATCAAAGATGTTAGCTAGTGATGACAGTGATTGTCAGTCACTTTGATCACCTGCATTTGCAGGGTACACATGACTCTTAAGAGAAATGGAGGTTAAATTGCTTTGTGTCAGGCGTATGTGTCTGTTCCAGGCAAAGGTGTTGCCATTCCTCCTCATTATTACTCATCTGCCCAAAAGGATTTAGCCTTATAACCCTTGTCTGGCTTTgcactggagaagaaaagaacttAGATGTCAACAGAAATTGCTGGGATCCACAGATTCACCTGGCCACAGCTGAGCTATAGTTTTGTTCCTCCTATATACAGTTGTAGCTGTAAAATACACTGCATGGAATCTCTGCACCACCTCCTGTGCTGTTTGTTTGGGGCCTTTTTTcagttcctctttttttttttttttttttttttttttatttcccttgggacaaaaaaaaagccccaagtCCTGGCTTTAGAGACATGAATAAATActccttttaaaatcaaactgcAGCATCAAAGATGTTAGCTAGTGATGACAGTGATTGTCAGTCACTTTGATCACCTGCATTTGCAGGGTACACATGACTCTTAAGAGAAATGGAGGTTAAATTGCTTTGTGTCAGGCGTATGTGTCTGTTCCAGGCAAAGGTGTTGCCATTCCTCCTCATTATTACTCATCTGCCCAAAAGGATTTAGCCTTATAACCCTTGTCTGGCTTTgcactggagaagaaaagaacttAGATGTCAACAGAAATTGCTGGGATCCACAGATTCACCTGGCCACAGCTGAGCTATAGTTTTGTTCCTCCTATATACAGTTGTAGCTGTAAAATACACTGCATGGAATCTCTGCACCACCTCCTGTGCTGTTTGTTTGGGGCCTTTTTTcagttcctcttttttttttttttttttttttaattagtagaAATAAGACATGTTGCAAATGATCCATAAGAGAGGCTGCAATTCTCCCTCTGACTTCCACATTTCATAAATAATCTTTGTGTCAATCTGGCCTGTTGCCTTCCTTTTCTTACAGGGAATTGATTGGGATGCCTTGTTTGCCAGGAAGCTGAAGCCCCCCTTTGTGCCCACATTAAGAGATCCAACTGACATCAGCAACTTTGATGAAGAGTTCACTTCCCAAAAGCCAATCCTTACTCCTCCTGAGGAGGTTTCTCTCCTAACCCGTAAGGAGCAGACTGTCTTCAAGGACTTTGACTTTGTTTCCAGACACCTTTTAGCTGTGTGATTCCTGGGCTATAAAAACATGAAGAGATTGTTACCACCTTGAGAGAACAGAGAAGACTTTGCATGGCCAGTGGAAAAGCCAACAGGATTTGTAGTACAGGTAGTGCTGATGGTCCCAGGATGAGGTGCCCTGCAAGCAGAATTAACCTGCTGTGGGTTTTCCAGCCTCATTTGTTGGAAGGATCCTGGATGTCAATTACCtttaagaaataattaacaTTTGACTGGGTGTATCTTCTTCTGTCATTGAATGTAAATGAAATTTGGAATTTAAGGGACTTGATGAAATCAAATCATCTCTGCAACCCAGGTTACTCTCTGCAAAAAGCCTAAGTAGCGTGACCTTTTTAAAGTTGTAGCAAAGCAGGGGAATGGCCACTCTCACTGATTTTCTagagctgcagcattccctCCTGGTAATGGTTTTATGCCACTTCCCATTCATAAAAATGTGTATGCCAGAAAGGAATGGATTTTAACATTACCAAGACAATGATGTTTGATAATGATCCAAGTGATTTATCAGAAGGAAGATGAATCTTTCTACTTAAGCTATTGATTTTAATGATATCAAACTCTACAGCTTTGcacatgtttttttctgttttgaaaataaagttacCTTTCCATATAATAAATATTCAgcttttcatctcctttgtgtCAGCTGAATGTTTCAGATCAGGGCTAACCACAATGCTTAACAGGCTGgacttttgttttctccataAAAGCCAGtagtaatattttctttctttcttccttctcacttAGGTTGTCTGTGTACATATTGCACAGTGTCATCAGCTGTCAGATACCAATGGCTGCAGTCAGGTTATCTCTGCACAGATTTTATCAGTGTGTACATCCTGTATCATTTTTGACGACAGCTAATTAATTACAGTCAGTACTGAAAAATCAGTGAGTTAAAGGTGATTTCATTGCCTCGTAATCTATCTTGTAATTATACTTGATAAGATACATTTTCATGTCTTAAATTCATAATGTTAGCTCATTGGGCAAAAATGGAAGGGTTTTTAGAGATAAGGCATCTGATGCAAACAAGGACACAATCATTGctctttcagttttcttcacCAGATGGAGACAGAAGTGGGACTAAGGCAGCTGTGCTGTAGCTGGAGACAAGGATCTAGGGAATTGTTAAGCCCAGGCAGGTCCCAGTGCTTCAGGATTCACTGAGGTAAGAGCTCTCTTTGTACAAACCAGAGATATTTCACACTCAACCTAGATTTCCTATTTTCAGAGCAAAGAATGTGAGCTGCTTCTGAAAATTCCCATGTACAGAGATCCTTTCAACCTCCCgctcagcctggcagtgcaCTGGCCTGTTTAGAGCAGGGTACACATTTTCCTCACTCTTGTCTGAGTGGCAGTTGCTGTTGGCCTCTGTGGTGTGTTTTGTGGCTTTAGTTCAAGGCCACTGTGCAGTGGATTGTTGGCACAGGTGAAACCTAGAACTTGGGTTCAAAGAGAGAGTCatagagaatttaaaaatgcatatttaatattttattttataatttatggttgagtaaaaaaaaaggtaaattaacACCCAggtgtattttaaagaaatagcaAACAGAGCAAAACTGAGCTCTTGTACCTGCTGATAAACTTTCACTTGACTGATACTTGAAGAACCAGGAATTGCTATGTGACACATTATCCACACTTTAGCAGGTATCACAGCAACACAAACAAACTGCAGAATCTTGAATGGTGTAGCAGCTTTTCCAAAACAATCCTTAGTGTTCTGATATCCCTCTGATAAAGCTTCAATCCTGAACAAACCAGACTGTGCACAGATTACAAACTCTTGAGCTGGTCAGAAAAGGGATCTGCAGAATCATGAATGGTGTAGCAGCTTTTCCAAAACAATCCTTAGTGTTCTGATATCCCTCTGATAAAGCTTCAATCCTGAACAAACCAGACTGTGCACAGATTACAAACTCTTGAGCTGGTCAGAAAAGGGATCTTCGGCtgcatttaaattacttttggaCTGTCATGCTATGTTAGTAACTACGCTGTCTTTTCACGAGTGCTCATCAACTTTAAACCCTGAGTGAGCtgcatttaaattacttttggaCTGTCATACTATGTTAGTAACTACGCTGTCTTTCCACGAGTGCTCATCAACTTTAAACCCTGAGTGCCTCTGAGTTGGTTTTAATTCCTGAGCCAAGACAATTAAGGCACAAGATAATTTTAACTAATGCTTTGTTGTGGTGgctgttcttgttttgtttgtttttcttttaacagaaaagaGTCAGAACTAAAATTCACACCAcagccttttttgttttaaagctaaGATCGGTCATCCCAAACTTCCTTTTAGTTCCCCATGGAAATCTGAATTATGACCTTGTATTTTGATGGAAAACAGATCCTCTTGCTGCTGTCCTGAAAGCTGTCAGCATCTCTCATCTCTGTTAATCAACCAGGATCTGGCAGCTTTGCTCTTGCATTGAACTTGTATTTTATTAACATGTCATTAATGAGTTGAGGTAGTAGTAGTTTTACCAACAGTGCTACTTGAGTTAGGCATGAGGTGcccacctctgctcctgcttctctcccaAGCTACAGCAAAGACCTGAGCATGGCATTCTCTGCAGAAATAACTCCAGTAGTGAAGGATTACTTTTCTGTCCAAAGAAAAGTGATGGTATCATTCCTCACTGACTTGATTCAAAGCGAATTGTTAGCAGCATCATCATCAACTTAAAAAGCCATGAGGAAGCTGCTCCAGGCATCACAAAATACAGATTAATTATCTCATAAGATTAATTGGATGTCTTATAGCTCTTTCTCATGCACATTAACAGTATTAAGCCTTAAGTCTTTGTGGAAGGCATTAAGGTGAAGCATgtggacaaaataaaatttgcttttgacTGTCTAAATATTTactcaaatatttcttttatatgCCTGATGCTACTGCCAAAAGGCACTACAGTTCTCACAGTCAGAACTTGGCTgaaaaaaagccacaggaaTCACACTGATCCTGGCTGGTTTTATCTGTAATTGCTGCTGTTCCCTAGCAGCAAAAGGGAGGGAGACCTTGGATAAGTAAACACAAATAGTAACACTAATCTTGCACTTCTTCTGGAGAGATGTGGATGCActtaacaaaaggaaataaatttagaGAAATACTTTGCTCAGTCTGGaaatcagctctgctggctttgctgtTCCCAAAACTGGATTCTTGCCTTTAACAgtgttatttatatataaaaaattaccCTATTCCTGAAACGTAATTTGCAGTTGAAAGGTTCTGGAGCAGGTTGCATAGTCCCTGATGCATTAAAGTTCTGTGCAAGGAAACAGCAGCCCTTGCATTAGCAAAGCTTTACCCAGCAGCCTGCCAGGTGTGTTGGCACACTGGGACTAGACAGGCTCACTGTTCTTGTGGAAATAGATGTTCTCCCATGCAGTGAGGTGGCGTGAACAGAAGAATCTCCAGAGATTGAGGATGATCCCTTGGTCAAAGGGGTTCTCGAGCTCGGAGTGGCGCAGGTAGGAGATGCGGTGGTGCGACATGAACTCCCAGGTCGTGGTGTTGCATGAGATCAGGTACAGGTGggaaacaagcagcagcaggaccacaATGGTGAATATGAATATCAGGAGGAAGGACACAAGGAGGAAAATGTTGTGTTGCAGCCACTCCCAGGATTGTTCAAAGTAGAGGCCTGACCTTTCAATTTAACAGAAATGAATCTGCAGTTAAAGAAGCAGAACTAGTTTCATAAACTAAGCAAACCTGATGACACATTTAAGTTTGATTCATATCTAATGAGCTGCTGATAATCCTTGACTACAGAGAGTTAATATACTATGAAGAGACTGCACCATAGGGATTGGAATCTAAGTTTAGAAGATGCTGTTTCCTCTAACAGCTGTGAGACACAATCACCCTGGGTTAACTCTCCTGAACAGCTGGAACCCTGTTGGAGTTTCCAGCACTTGAATGTGTAAACAAAGATTGTATTACAGTGACTGAAGCAAAATTAACAATGAAACCTAAATTATCAGATTCTGCTTCAGGATGCAAAAGAGGGTGAAGATCCAAAGCCAGTCCAGCCACTGCTATCTTCTATGCCAACCTGAGGAGCACCACAGCTTTCAGCAGTCTCAGAGGTCCAAATGCCATCTCCCAGCCTTACCAAGCAACATGGCCTCCCCACAGCAGAACCACAAGCTGCACACTCAAGTAGACTATGAAGAGGGGGTGATTCCTTTCTCCTACACAGTTCTCGAGCCAGGGGCAGTGATGGTCGTAGCGCCGCAcgcagtgctggcacagctggcagtgcctggccCGCATGGGCTGCTGCAAAACacaatcagaaaaagaaaaaaacccactggcTACAGTTCATGGCTGTCCCACTCCTGTTTGGTAGAAGAGAACATCATGCAAATCTGTGTGTCTTTCTCTACAATACTGTCCCTAAAACACTTGTGAGACAACAGCACATCAAGGTTGCTAAGGTAAATCAAAGGGATTGTGATTCTCCTGGTCAGATCCCAAATGGGTGATATTTAAATCAAGTGATTCTCCCACACTCCTCCTGTCTacacattttcattattatctACTTATTATAGGAAGTCCAGCATACCAAGGAGGGAGACAAAGCCAATCAGTATGGTCAGGAAAGCATAAGCCAGGGTATGGAAGCAAAAAAACTAGGACCACTCCTATCAAATAGAGTGGGCAGGGGTGCAATGCTTTTTGGGAATGCACAGAGAAGTGGCTCCATGTGAGTATAAGACACTTGCACAGAAAGCAGCTCAATTACCAGGCACAGAGAAGGTGAAAGACCTGGCTGACTAAAGTAGTGCTTCCTAGGATTTGTCCCCTGCAATGTATGAATGCTTTGCCACTTTTTCCTCTTGCAATAAGCTCATTCCTGCTGGTTGATACTCTTCAGGAATTTATGGGAGCTAGGGTAATGCTTAATTTCATTAAACTGATAAGGATCACTCTGAAAACAAGCCTTTCTAGGCTTTAGGCAGACTGTTTTAAGAGCTAATTTAACTGCTGTAATTTCTCCTTCATGCTATCTTTTACCACTCAGGCCAATGTTTTGTTAAGGCCTCTGAACAAGTTCACAACAATGAGAAGTTCCATGTCGCACTCAGCTGCCTTTCTGAGTAtcaaggtattttaaaaataacctttttaacaGTACTGCAAGGCTGGCTGACATGGCTGTAAGAATGTGGAATACAATTTTCTCATGGCAAAAAAATAAGATTCTTTTTTCTATAAACCAACAGGGACTTGTTTCAGCCTTGGAAAACTGGCCTCTGTGCCATTGTCCATCACTACTACTTGTGTAGCTAACAGTCTGCCCAGCCTCCTCTGAGCAGCAATTACAGACCACCAACAGATGCTGAAGAACAATACAGGCTTTCAAATCTCtcatctcttccttttccagcaTGTCATGGATGCCCACCTTCACCAGGCAGTAACCACAGCGCCGCAGCTTAACATCACCTGGAATCTGAGGGATCACCACACCTTGTCCTTTATCTTCACCTTCCTaccaaaaagagaaagggagggaCTGAAGAAGGTTCTTGGACTGCTGTCTTGGCATGACTGAGCTGTCTTGCTGCATCCTTTTGCTTAACTGTTATACAGTGCTTGTTACCTCTATCATTAGGAGCAAAGTAATTCCTTAGAATTCCTACAGAAGCTGCAGACAGTTATGGTACAGTGAGAGAGAACAGATTACTGTAGCCCTCCAAAGAATGTTTGCACAGAGGCAGAAATAACTGTGGACAAGATACACTCTGGGACAAAAACAAGGTTAGACTTCACTTTGAAATACAGTAACAATCTCTTTTCAGTATAAGCAGTGCTAATTAGTCATACACAGCCAACGCTGACATTAATGATGGATGACTAAGACTGATAATGCTTTTATACTAGTATATGTCTATAAGGCAATGAACCTTGAGCAAGCTAGCAGATACTGAAACTTTGCATCTCCATTTGTTTCACTGTAACTTGTTTGTGGAAGTGTCCTATGAGAGGGCAAGAAATCCATAAAGAGTTCAAtaaacagagctgcagagagcactgtCTGCCAAGCCTTTCAGTTCGGGACTTTTTTTGCACTTGTACCACTTAGTGGTGGTTACTGTAAAATAGGTCATATATACATTCCAGAGggcactgcagcctctgctctagCAGAGGACTTGGGTTCAAATGGCACAGTTATGTATCAGGGCAGCGTGGTGTGAAAGGCACTTTTAAAGCCTGTAAACCCTACTGCTGTCACAAAATACCAGTGTGAGACAGTCTGTCCTCATCTCCAATGGTCTGTGCATGTGTCGCTCATGCCAGCACGACAGAAACTGTTTCAGATTGTTCTTATCTACCAGAgtagaaaaagtagaaaagccTATAGACTTTACAGCTACTCCACTTTGTTCTATTCATGAAGAGATTTACCTTCACTTCCTCTTCAGGCTTAACAAAACCCGGATCCATGAGAGACACCTTGAAGTACAGCAGGATCGAGCATAACACCAGCAAAAGGAAGATCAGCGGCTGAAGCAGCTCCCCGCGCTCCTCTTGCTTTTGCAGATCTGAAAGGTACCcagaaaaaacagagcagcagctccttgtgaAGCGTCCGGGATTTTTCTCACTGACCTCAGCAAAGAGGAAATGGGAAGAGACCAGGCATAGAGAGGAGGGGCTAAGAAGGCGGGAGCCCCCCCTTCCCTCAGGGCACCGCCGGCCGCGGCCGGGCGATCACAGCTCGTGTCCCGTAGGGGCCGCACGGCTGGGCCACGATCCCCGACCTCCCTCCGCCGGCCCCTGGGGGCGGagcggcccgggggggggggggggggggggggggggggggggggggggggggggggggggggggggggggggggggggggggggggggggggggggggggggggggggggggggggggggggggggggggggggggggggggggggggggggggggggggggggggggggggggggggggggggggggggggggggggggggggggggggggggggggggggggggggggggggggggggggggggggggggggggggggggggggggggggggggggggggggggggggggggggggggggggggggggggggggggggggggggggggggggggggggggggggggggggggggggggggggggggggggggggggggggggggggggggggggggggggggggggggggggggggggggggggggggggggggggggggggggggggggggggggggggggggggggggggggggggggggggggggggggggggggggggggggggggggggggggggggggggggcgcccgaGGCGGGGCCAGGGCGGCCCAGCCCTGCGGGGGAGGCTCCGCTGGGGTGTTGGGCTCCTTCCACTCCCCAGCTCGGGGCAGGATTTTGATGTCTCGGGCTCGGCACACAACGTGAGCCGCGGTCACCGGGCTCCTTTTATCCCCCGCACCGCCCCGGCGTTTTTGTGCCCTGCAAGGCCTTTCCTCGAGGAATGTTTTCCCTGAGCCCTGTCCTGCCGCCCTCACCGCTGGCTCTGGAGcgcagggctgggcagagggtgTAGAACCTCCGTTAGAGCTGCTGggtgcacagagctgtggaaggGGCTGGCAGTGATGGGTCGGGCTGCAGGTGCCGTTCAAAGGCTGCTCGAGGTTCCCGCGGTGCTGCACCGCGTTAACCCTGCTCTCGCCAACCTGGTTATTCCACGTGTTGGTTTCCAGCCCCTAGGAAGAAGCGCAGAGAGGCTGGAAGCAGCTACACGGCCCCATTAACCAAACAGAGCCTGGAGAATGTCTGAGCAACTCGAGGAGGGATTTGATCTGGTTGAGATGTCTGCAGTCAAGAGGCTCCTGGCTGCGTGAGGTCACTGAACTCCTCCGAGGGTTGCTGAGGGCAGCAGGTGTGTATAGACTCTTCTCAGCTGGAACAGACACCTAAAAGCAATTGAATTGCACCTGAGATGCGTTTTTGTCTCTTGCTAACAATAAAGAAACACGGAGGTGACTATAgcacatatatatttacactTTGGGTGTTTAAGGGAGATAAATGTCATCACAGATCTGTAAAAGTTCGAAAATCAGTGCTTTCTCTTTAAACTCCTTTTCAGTTTTAACATAGATATACCTTGCTGTTTTTGTCGCCTTCTTTCCCAATAAAAACTTGGGAAGAAATATCATATTCTTTATAAATTTACCCTCCAGCACGTGACAAATAGTGGATTCCTTGGTATTGTTTACCCACAAATTGATTATGTTAGTCTCTTCACATGAGTCAGTGGCCACCTGCTGATGCCAAGAAAGCACCTGGTTGTGTGGGTCACTTAAATTATTTACCTGAGACAGCTGGGTTGAAATGTTAATAAAAGTTGTGGACTACCTTTCCAGCAATCATTCAAAcccttttggttttgtttttttttttaattctaggTAAATGCAAAACTTATGGCTCTCTTCCCTCAGGCTGTACTGGTGCTCAGAAAAAGGTGAGTAGTGtctttccttctccacagagaGGGTAAATTTTAAAGCTTAATGAAAGCAATTTGAGCAGTAATAATATTATCCACTTTAAAGTAGAAACATTTTGATGTTCTAGAATAATCTGTGCTAAGGAATGCATTCTCactcatttttaattaaaataatttggtgtATGTTGCTCTTTTTATCTTCTCCTTCAGCTTTGAAACCTGTCTTGCAGAGATCAGAGCTTATCTCTTGTCTCAAGGGTTTCAGCCTCAGTGACTGGTTGAAATTAGGCTCATTAGAAAGTCTCTACTAGTAAGTTTCTGAGTGAAGAATCTTGGTTCCTATGGCATTCCAACTTGGAATCCCACACTGCTGGAAGGCTAAG
This sequence is a window from Ficedula albicollis isolate OC2 chromosome 17, FicAlb1.5, whole genome shotgun sequence. Protein-coding genes within it:
- the ZDHHC12 gene encoding probable palmitoyltransferase ZDHHC12, whose translation is PEGRGGSRLLSPSSLCLVSSHFLFAEVSEKNPGRFTRSCCSVFSGYLSDLQKQEERGELLQPLIFLLLVLCSILLYFKVSLMDPGFVKPEEEVKEGEDKGQGVVIPQIPGDVKLRRCGYCLVKQPMRARHCQLCQHCVRRYDHHCPWLENCVGERNHPLFIVYLSVQLVVLLWGGHVAWSGLYFEQSWEWLQHNIFLLVSFLLIFIFTIVVLLLLVSHLYLISCNTTTWEFMSHHRISYLRHSELENPFDQGIILNLWRFFCSRHLTAWENIYFHKNSEPV